CTCTCTCCCATTGTCCCTATTTCACTTATGGCCTGCACCATAAGTTTGCTATTTCTTAAAGTAATCCCTACAATCATCCTAAAAAATTGTTCTCTCTTTTTCTCCCCTAATTGTCCCACAATACCCATGTCTAAAAAAACAATTCTATTTTCTGATAAAACTCTTATATTCCCTGGATGGGGATCTCCATGAAAAAAGCCGTCCCGGAGAATTTGTTCCAAAATAGAGGTGGTCAGTCTCTCTGCGATTATCACAGGATTAAAGTTTTTTCCACCCGATGATTCTATATCCCTTAGGGCATTTCCTTGGATATATTCCATGGTTAGGATTTTTTCAGTAGTATACTCTTCATATACAAGAGGGAAAAAAATATTTTTATTGTTTTTAAAGTTTTTTCTAAAAATGTTTATGTTTCTAGCCTCATTATGAAAATCCAATTCCTTATATAAGCTCTCTTTAAAATCTCTGGCCAAGGCAGTAAAGTCATATAGCTTACTATATTTGGTCCGATGATCCAAAAAACTTGCCACTTCCTCTAAGATGCCAATGTCGGAACTTATGTTTTTTTCAATTTCCGGCCTTTGTATCTTGACCACTACTCTTTTTCCATCCTTCAATTGAGCTTCGTGTACTTGAGCTATAGATGCTGTAGCCAGAGGCTTCTTTTCAAAATTCCAAAATAAATCCTGTAACTCTCCCTGTAACTCTTCTTCTATGATCTTTTTTATCATTTCAAAGGAAATAGGAGCCACATCATCTTGGAGATTTTCCAACTCTACAATAATATCAGCAGGCAATAAATCCCTACGGGTGCTTAAAATCTGACCAAACTTAATAAAAGTAGTACCCAATTCCTCTAATGCCATTCTTACCCTCTGTCCTCTTGCCAGATGGTCCTTATCATTGCTTAGATTTTTTCGAACAGGATGTACTCTGAGATGTTTTAAAAGACCCAGCTGATTTAACTGATTGTAAAAGCCATACTTAATAAATACTCCTAGAATTTCCTTCACCCGTTTTAAATTACCATATGTATTTCTCGGCCACAATTTCATCACAACCTATTTATTAGTTAGTTCTATCTCATTTTATTATGATATCCCTATACTTTCTTATTCCCTAAATCATTCAATCTAATCCTTGATCATCATTGTTCTCTTTTTGTACCAAAAACACCCAAGGTTTTATCCCTTGGGGTATGGTTAGATAACTACATCAGACATCTCTATACTGGCAATATCAATCCCACCATTTTGTTCTGTCTTATCCACGGAAAAAGCCTCTATCATGATCTTTCCATCTTTGTCTCTTAAAGATTTGGCAGGCAAAATCACTTTAAATTCACTTCCCTGTCCTACTTCACTAAATACTTCTATGCTTCCCTGATGCATTTCTACTAGGTGCTTCACTAGGGACAAACCTATACCACTTCCCCTTGGATTGGTTTCATGGAGGTCATATCCCTGTTTAAATCGTTCAAAAATACTTTCCCTTAGGGTTTTCTCAATCCCTACCCCCGTATCTTTAACGCTTATGGCCACCGCATCTTTAAGATCATTGACCACGACTTGTATTTCGCCACCTGCTAGTGTAAATTTTATGGCATTGGATAATAGGTTCAATAATATCCTTTCCACAGAGTTAATGTCTATGGCTAATATTTTTTCCTCTATATCGGTATCGAAAATAAAAGATATGTTTTTTTCCTCCATATAGGGAATGACTGAATAGCTAATATCCTCTACTACTTGTACGATATTATAATTTTTCATCTCTATTGGAAAATATCCCGAATCTATTTTATTCATGTCGATTAAATTATTAATGAGACGAATCATTCTATTGCAGTTCTGTTTGAGAACGCTTACATATTTGCCCATCTTAGGAGACTCTATTCCTGCCTCTATTTTTATCAAATGACTAACAGCAGAAATGATATTAATAGGTGTTTTAAGTTCATGGGAAAGATTGGTATAAAAATCAATTTTAAACTCATCTAGTCTTCTTTTTTCTTCCAACTTTCTTTCCTTTTCCTCCATATCCCTTTGCAGCTCTTCAGCCACCTTCTTTTGAGTAACCTCTCTTAATATGGTCAATACTATTTCGTCTTCTTTATCTCCATAGAGGGAGGAAAAGGATTCTACATAATGTAGGTTTTTATGGCTATCTAAAATTATATATTCACTACTGACATAGGTGTTGTTATTAAATAAGTTTTTGCCTTTTTCCCGGATATTCTTTATATCAGAATAAGGTAATATGGATAAAAGATTCATTCCAATAGCTTTTTTCTTGTCCTCTATACCAAATAGTTTGGCACAAGCGGCATTTGCATATATACATTTTAAATTGTGATGCAAAATTACAGCATCAGGCATGCTATCCATAAGCAATCTATACCTTTTTTGACTATCGATTAATAATTTTTGGTTATTTTTAATAGGAGTAATGTCCCGGAAGCTATGTAACCATCCCTTGGTATTATACACCTGAAAAGGAGTGATGAAGCTTTCAAAATATCGACCGTCTAGAAGAGCTATTTCAAAATGACCTTCATTATGGGTATGATAAACTTCCTGAATATTATTCAAAAATGTTTTAGGATCCTTAGTCATCTTCGCAGCATAATGTTTTGCCTGCTCATTATCCCTATTTTTAGATAAAAAATCTGACAATCCCCACATACAGGCAAATCGGTTATTATAATGAATAATTTCTCCTTGGTCATTCATAACCATAATCCCTTCTTCTAAGGAATTTAATACTTTCTGTAGAATGACCTCTTGTTGCTGTAAGTGTTCTTTTATTTCATTTTTATTCTCTATCTCCTGTCGAAGCTTTTCATTGCTTTCTATTAATAAAGAATAAGGCATTTTTAGATAATCGCCTATGATGGCCTTATAAATAAAATAAAAGGATATGAATTTTAAATTATGCCCCATGATATTGAAAAAAGTCAACTTACTTATATGAAAGATAAAACAAATCTCAGACAAAATAGACGCACCCAAGGCTAACATAGTGAAGGTACATATTTCAGGTTTATAATGTTCTTTGTCATTCCATAAGCGCATCATATTGATGGATAGAATAATGATGAGGAAGTAGTGACTCCACATTGTTGTAAAATAAGAGACCCTATAGGACATTTCAATATATCTAACTATATTGTGACCTATTATTCCCCCTATCATTAATAAAAGTATCGTGCCATAAATAATTACTACCTTTTTTCTCTTTAAGCTCTGATGAAAAAAAGTAATAGCCAAAATTAAAGTAATTCCCTCAAAATATCGCCCACAAAACAAAGTATTAGAGAATATATCCCAGTTTACATCTGCTCCCAAGTGAGGTTGAAGGGTATGGGCAACATCAATGGCAGTTACAATACTGTAACTAGCACCTAGAATGAGTAATTTATAGTCTTTGTTTAGTTTATAGGTATTAAAGGAAGTGATGGATATACTAAATCCCATGATCACGATAAGAGTCTGAATAGAGAGATGGAATAAGGAGAAATTTTTTCCACCAATATAAGTTAGCATCCCTAAGATGATTAGAAAGAAACAAGTAAAATAAAAAGCTTTTGTATCCTTTATATGGAACTTATCCCTTTTTACTTTATTATTTATTGAATCCTGAGCTAGACTAGTCATCCCATTCCCTCCCTTCTTTCCCCCTGAAAAGAATTTGTTTCGGTAAATGAACCTATTTAAAGAGTCTCATTGTTATCATTCGACACTATGCTGTTATTTCCTTTAAAGCTTGCTAAAAAGTTTCATATTATTTTTAGACAGGAACACTCGTTCTGAATGCTTTTAGAGATTTTCTCTCTGGAAGAAGAGGGGATGACTTGTCCTTTTTTGTATAAACTGTATAATAAATGAAAAGCCCTTTAAAATATAAACAATAAGGAAGGATGTATATTATGCTAGATAGGGAAAAAGGAGAAAAATTACTCCATCAACATGTAATCACTCCCCATATCCTCAAGCACTCCTATGCCGTAGAAAGTGTGATGAGAGCTTTAGCCAGAAGACTGGAGCCAGAAAGTGAAGATTTATGGGGACTAGCTGGACTATTGCACGATCTAGATAATGATTTAGTGGATTGGCAATCTGATATGTCCCTTCATGGACCAAAGACTGTTGAATTATTAAGGAATGCCAATTTAGGTAACGAGGAAATGTATCAGGCTATTCTAGCCCATAACCCGGCTACAAAGGTAAAACCTAAAGCTAAATTTGAGCGGGCTCTTTATGCAGGGGATCCCATTACAGGATTCATCACCGCTATTGCCCTAGTATATCCTAGTAAACAACTTAAAGATGTAAAAGTAAAGTCTATAACCAAAAGAATGAAAGAGGTCCGCTTTGCTGCAGGAGCCAATAGGGAAGCTATGGCCTCCATAGAAATGCTGGATATCCCCTTCCCAGAATTTGCAGAGCTTTCTTTAAATGCTATGCGAGAAATTTCTGAAATATTAGGATTATAAAAAAACAAAAATCCATGGAGTTGGTGCTCTATGGATTTTTGTTTTTCTTTTTACTTATTAGTTTTTTTCCATTAATTCCATGAAAACATTTCACCATCCCAGGGGAAACTATCATTAATCACCTATTTTTATATTTTAAATATGATGAATTATAACAACATAAACGGGGAGATTTTTAATGAAATGTACTGATTTTATATTTCAAGGAAAGGATGGTAAGTCCCTACAGGGATATAGATGGAGTGGAAAAGACTCAGTTGAGCCTAAGGCTATTATTCAGATTTCCCATGGAATGATGGAGCAGGGACAAAATTATGAGGATTTTTCCCATCCCCTAGTAGAGGCCGATTATGTGGTCTATGCCAATGATCATCGGGGGCACGGTAGAAATGTAAAAACAATAGATGAATTGGGATATTTTGCAGAAAAAGGAGGGTGGAACATAGCGGTTGGAGATATGCGGCAACTCACCAAAATTATCCAAAGAGATTATCCTCAAAAGCCCATTTATCTCTTTGGCTATAGTCTGGGTTCTTTACTTGTCCGGGATTATATCACCCACTGTCCTCAAAGTGTAGTGGGTGTCATCCTATGTGGTACCCATGGAGGAATAGGTGGATGGAATGTTATTGCCATGACAGCATTAAAATGGATGATGAAGTGGAAGGGGAAAAAGATGATTAGTCCCTTTTTAAATCAATTATCCCTAGGAAATTCCCAGGGGTTACTTCCTTTATCCCATATTCCAATCCCTTCAAAGCCTATAAAAAATATACCCCCTATAAACTCCATGGATTCTGTGTTTTATAGACAGCATTATAAAATTAGTTTTTATTATGATTTGTTATATGGTCTTAAGAAGGTATGTGATCCTAAAGTCATCCATGCTGTCCCAAAAGATCTACCTATTTACTTATTTTCAGGGGAAAAAGACCCCGTGGGCGACCATACCAAAGGCGTGCTCAAAGTCTATCATTCTTATCTTAAAGCAGGTATGAAAAATGTATATTGTCGATTTTATAAAAACGTCGGTCATGAAATTTATAATGAAAGTAATAAGTCGATGGTATTTAAAGATTTAATTGAATGGTTGGAGGATAATGCTCCAAATATAAAAAAATAAAAAGCCCAAGAGGGATTAGAAGTGAAAGAGCTGTGGCAAGAACATATAATATATATGCTTGTGCCACAGCTCTTGATTTATCTCTAAAATCCAAACTCTTCCTTTAACATCAGAAGGGTATGGGTATCCACCCCTGAAAGAATGGCACTCATCACTTCTTTTTGTTGCTTAGGTGGAAGGGTTCCATAGGACTTTTTTGCATCCTCTATATCTTTTTGAGAATGATCATCCGGATTTTTGATCATATTTTCTATAGACTTTTGAATTCTATCAATCACATCTTTTTGGTTATTTTCCTCAAGAATCTCCTTTATTTTGTCTAAATCCTCTAGAACATTGCCCAATATGTTTTCCACCTTTTCTTTTTCCTTTTCCTCTAAATCTAAAAATTGAAGGGCCCATTGGATTTTGCCCTCTTTATCTAAGGCAACATGTAATTGTCCATCCTTAACAGCAATATAGGAAATGGATAGGGGTAAAATACTTTTATCTATCTTTATCTTACCTTCCTCAATAGTAAAATGCTCACTGTCTTGTTTTTCTATTGTGCTGAGTAAGAAAGACTTAGGAATAGGTAGTTTTCCTACCATCACTTTATTAGGACGGTAATAAATATAAGGCTGTTCAAAATGAATGCTTCCCCGGGAAGTCAATGTAAAGGATAATCCCCTGTAGACAATAGGTACATGCAGGATGAGTTCTTCTTTTTTCATGTCAATTCCAATATCTTTTATTTTTAAATTGCCTATTATCCTATCTTCATTAAATTCTTTCTTGAGTAGGGCATTGATTTGATCCTTATTTAATATAATTTCTCCCTTTTCCCCTAAGGCATTTTCCATAAGACTAAATACCTGATGATCTTCATCGGATATTGAAGGCGGTTGGGGCTGCCAAAGGGCAAGGCCTAAGGTAAATAAAAATATCACCAGAAAGGCAAATATTAATTTCTTTTTGAAGAACTTTCTCTTGGTCATGGGATTATCTCCTTTAGCACTTTTATGCTTTTAATATTTCCTTGTTCCTCTCTTTTATTCTATTGTATTTTTGCGGGATATTCCACTACATTTTTCTTCTACCTCTTCCAAATCTGGTATAGATTGTCTTCCCCCTAATTTTTCCACAGATAGAGCAGATGTAGCTGATGAAAATTTAAGATTTTTCATCAGGGAAAAATCCCTTAATAGTCCATAGGCAAAAGCCCCGTGAAAAATATCTCCTGCCCCTGTTGTGTCAATAGCTTTGGCATTATAAGCAGGTAGCTTTATTATTTCACCCTGCTTATCGTAGATCAATCCCTGATCTCCCAAGGTCACTACCACTTGCTGTGGGGATAGTTTTTTCAATCTATCCATACACTTTTTATAATTTTCTGCGGAATCTAAATCCTCTATTGTACTATATTGTTTAGCAAACTTTTCTGAAGCCACCAGATAATCTACCTTCCTAGCCAATATCTCTGTAGCCTCCTTTAAAGATCCTGCATCTAAAAGGCTAATGGCTTTGGGAAATCTCTCTAAAATTTCTAAAGAAGCTTTCAACTCATGACCATCTACCAAAATAACCTTAGGTTGAATATTTTCTAAAAGCTGCTTATTGATTTTCAGACCTCTATGGGGCAGTTTTCTATTGATAATGGTCCTACTCCCATTTTCTTTATTGATGAGAATAGTGGAAAAAGGAGTGGGATAATTTTTTTCTATTTCTATTAAGGAAAGATCCACATCTACTTCTTGAAACTCTCTAATGATTCTTTCTCCATAGATATCCTCCCCGATCAAGCCCACAAATCCAGTTTTCACTCCCCACTTAGCTAATAAATAGGCAGCATTAGCAGCAGGACCACCCCCTGCTTCTAGGGATTCTTCAATAGAATATTTGTCATTTTCCTGCGGGTATTTCTCCAAAGGCAATGTAACATCATAAGCTGCATGACCAATACATAGTATGTCCATTTAACATCCTCCTTTACAAGATTCAACTAAAATATTACTTACTTTCTTAGAAAAAGTAAAAGCCCTAAAAAGGGCTTTTACTGATTATTCTTCCTCTTCCACTATATGATTCAAGGCTGGGCTCTTTGTTTTAACAAAGCTTGGGATAATGAGGACGAATAACGCGATAGCCACCAGTATATATATCCCCGCACTTCCTAAAAAGCTAGTTGCCTTACCAAATAGTATGCCTACTACACCAAAGTCAAAATCTCCAAAGGTAGTATTTTGGAATCCTAAATCTCCTAGCACAGGTAGTAGTAATGCAGGGAGGAAGGTAATGCCCAATCCATTGACAAAGGATCCTATAATAGCTCCTCTTCTCCCTCCAGTAGCATTTCCATAGATACCTGCTGTTGCTCCGCAGAAGAAGTGGGGCACTAAGCCTGGAATAATCAGAACTCCGCCTAAAGCTCCTAGGATAAACATTCCCACTATACCTCCTACAAAACTAGCTAAAAATCCAATCACTACAGCTGTAGGTGCATAGGTGAAAAGAACGGCACAATCTACAGCGGGTACTGCATTGGGGATAATTTTTCTGGAAATTCCTTCAAAAGCAGGAATTAAATCTCCTAGAATCATTCGCACTCCATTGTATACAATGGTTACCCCTACAGCAAATTTCAAAGCCGCCATAGCAGCAAATACGATAAAGTTGGTGCCATCAGATAATCCTTCTACAAAGGCAGGTCCTGCTGCAATAGCCGCAATGAGATAAAAGACCAACATAGTAATGGCGGTAGAGATGGTGGTATCCCGTAGAAATCCATATTTCTCTGGTATCTCAATGTCCTCTGTGCTATTTTCAGGCTTACCCACCAACTTTCCTACCCAAGCCGATAAGTAATAGCCTAGACTCCCAAAGTGACCCATGGCGATATCATCACCCTCCGTAGCCTGAAGGGTATATTTTTGTCCTATAGCTGGAGAAATGGCACTCCAAGCCCCTAAGACAAAGCCACCTATTAAGATCAATGTAGTCCCTTCTAATCCTGTTGTACTCAATACTGCGGATAATAAACAAGCCATGAAAAATGAATGATGACCTGTTAAAAATATATACTTGTACTTCGTAAATCGTGCAATAAGAATATTGAATATTAGACCAAACAATAGGATAAACATAGTCTCTTTTCCTAATAAATCCTGAGCAATAGCTACAATGGCCTCATTGTTAGGCACTACCCCTTTAATATTGAAACCATATTCAATCATTTTCCCTAAAGGTTCTAGGTTAGCCACTAAAAAATCCGCACCTGCACCTAGCATCAAATAACCTAAAATAGGTTTTAATGTGCCTGTCATGATTCGATTAAAGGGTCGACGTAGTGCCAACAACCCTACAAGGGATATCAATCCCATCAACAAAGCTGGCTGGGTTAAAATATCTTGAGAAATCACTCGCAATATACCCATGAATATTCCTCCTTTTTATTTTTTTACTGAAATCCTTCAAAACATCTGGTTTTATTTGTTAGCCTTCTCCAATAAAGTGTCTAAAACATCTTCTTTGATCTTCTTTTTATTGACATAACTTCTAACCACCACTAATTCTTTTCCTTCAAATTGGCTAGCCAATTCCTTCACTGTAATAATCAAATCACTTTTCTTTCCCTGGGCTGAATTAAAATCTGTCGATTCTACATTGGCTTTAATGCCCTCTTCTTCACATATCTGCTCTACTCTCATTTTCAACATTAAGCTACTGCCTATACCATTACCACATACCGTCAGAATGTTTAACATAAAATTCCTCCC
The Irregularibacter muris DNA segment above includes these coding regions:
- a CDS encoding ABC1 kinase family protein; its protein translation is MKLWPRNTYGNLKRVKEILGVFIKYGFYNQLNQLGLLKHLRVHPVRKNLSNDKDHLARGQRVRMALEELGTTFIKFGQILSTRRDLLPADIIVELENLQDDVAPISFEMIKKIIEEELQGELQDLFWNFEKKPLATASIAQVHEAQLKDGKRVVVKIQRPEIEKNISSDIGILEEVASFLDHRTKYSKLYDFTALARDFKESLYKELDFHNEARNINIFRKNFKNNKNIFFPLVYEEYTTEKILTMEYIQGNALRDIESSGGKNFNPVIIAERLTTSILEQILRDGFFHGDPHPGNIRVLSENRIVFLDMGIVGQLGEKKREQFFRMIVGITLRNSKLMVQAISEIGTMGESIDFKRLEKEIDRMKDQYLEVPLKEIQIGKVLNEIFLLAFQYHITIPNEFAMLVKTLIILEGLVAKLDPSLNIVEIAQPITQKLLLDIYSPKKLAKDMGGSILDYAKLFRELPGSFLNILNKFDKKETQIVVHLKNEEKIIKTINKMANQLSFSVALLALSIVISGFIVGMSLQGNAFNIIGINFVKIGLMASVAMGLWLIVSIIRTGRF
- a CDS encoding MASE3 domain-containing protein produces the protein MTSLAQDSINNKVKRDKFHIKDTKAFYFTCFFLIILGMLTYIGGKNFSLFHLSIQTLIVIMGFSISITSFNTYKLNKDYKLLILGASYSIVTAIDVAHTLQPHLGADVNWDIFSNTLFCGRYFEGITLILAITFFHQSLKRKKVVIIYGTILLLMIGGIIGHNIVRYIEMSYRVSYFTTMWSHYFLIIILSINMMRLWNDKEHYKPEICTFTMLALGASILSEICFIFHISKLTFFNIMGHNLKFISFYFIYKAIIGDYLKMPYSLLIESNEKLRQEIENKNEIKEHLQQQEVILQKVLNSLEEGIMVMNDQGEIIHYNNRFACMWGLSDFLSKNRDNEQAKHYAAKMTKDPKTFLNNIQEVYHTHNEGHFEIALLDGRYFESFITPFQVYNTKGWLHSFRDITPIKNNQKLLIDSQKRYRLLMDSMPDAVILHHNLKCIYANAACAKLFGIEDKKKAIGMNLLSILPYSDIKNIREKGKNLFNNNTYVSSEYIILDSHKNLHYVESFSSLYGDKEDEIVLTILREVTQKKVAEELQRDMEEKERKLEEKRRLDEFKIDFYTNLSHELKTPINIISAVSHLIKIEAGIESPKMGKYVSVLKQNCNRMIRLINNLIDMNKIDSGYFPIEMKNYNIVQVVEDISYSVIPYMEEKNISFIFDTDIEEKILAIDINSVERILLNLLSNAIKFTLAGGEIQVVVNDLKDAVAISVKDTGVGIEKTLRESIFERFKQGYDLHETNPRGSGIGLSLVKHLVEMHQGSIEVFSEVGQGSEFKVILPAKSLRDKDGKIMIEAFSVDKTEQNGGIDIASIEMSDVVI
- a CDS encoding HD domain-containing protein, encoding MLDREKGEKLLHQHVITPHILKHSYAVESVMRALARRLEPESEDLWGLAGLLHDLDNDLVDWQSDMSLHGPKTVELLRNANLGNEEMYQAILAHNPATKVKPKAKFERALYAGDPITGFITAIALVYPSKQLKDVKVKSITKRMKEVRFAAGANREAMASIEMLDIPFPEFAELSLNAMREISEILGL
- a CDS encoding alpha/beta hydrolase, giving the protein MKCTDFIFQGKDGKSLQGYRWSGKDSVEPKAIIQISHGMMEQGQNYEDFSHPLVEADYVVYANDHRGHGRNVKTIDELGYFAEKGGWNIAVGDMRQLTKIIQRDYPQKPIYLFGYSLGSLLVRDYITHCPQSVVGVILCGTHGGIGGWNVIAMTALKWMMKWKGKKMISPFLNQLSLGNSQGLLPLSHIPIPSKPIKNIPPINSMDSVFYRQHYKISFYYDLLYGLKKVCDPKVIHAVPKDLPIYLFSGEKDPVGDHTKGVLKVYHSYLKAGMKNVYCRFYKNVGHEIYNESNKSMVFKDLIEWLEDNAPNIKK
- a CDS encoding carbohydrate kinase family protein, with amino-acid sequence MDILCIGHAAYDVTLPLEKYPQENDKYSIEESLEAGGGPAANAAYLLAKWGVKTGFVGLIGEDIYGERIIREFQEVDVDLSLIEIEKNYPTPFSTILINKENGSRTIINRKLPHRGLKINKQLLENIQPKVILVDGHELKASLEILERFPKAISLLDAGSLKEATEILARKVDYLVASEKFAKQYSTIEDLDSAENYKKCMDRLKKLSPQQVVVTLGDQGLIYDKQGEIIKLPAYNAKAIDTTGAGDIFHGAFAYGLLRDFSLMKNLKFSSATSALSVEKLGGRQSIPDLEEVEEKCSGISRKNTIE
- a CDS encoding PTS ascorbate transporter subunit IIC — translated: MGILRVISQDILTQPALLMGLISLVGLLALRRPFNRIMTGTLKPILGYLMLGAGADFLVANLEPLGKMIEYGFNIKGVVPNNEAIVAIAQDLLGKETMFILLFGLIFNILIARFTKYKYIFLTGHHSFFMACLLSAVLSTTGLEGTTLILIGGFVLGAWSAISPAIGQKYTLQATEGDDIAMGHFGSLGYYLSAWVGKLVGKPENSTEDIEIPEKYGFLRDTTISTAITMLVFYLIAAIAAGPAFVEGLSDGTNFIVFAAMAALKFAVGVTIVYNGVRMILGDLIPAFEGISRKIIPNAVPAVDCAVLFTYAPTAVVIGFLASFVGGIVGMFILGALGGVLIIPGLVPHFFCGATAGIYGNATGGRRGAIIGSFVNGLGITFLPALLLPVLGDLGFQNTTFGDFDFGVVGILFGKATSFLGSAGIYILVAIALFVLIIPSFVKTKSPALNHIVEEEE
- a CDS encoding PTS sugar transporter subunit IIB, which codes for MLNILTVCGNGIGSSLMLKMRVEQICEEEGIKANVESTDFNSAQGKKSDLIITVKELASQFEGKELVVVRSYVNKKKIKEDVLDTLLEKANK